Proteins encoded together in one Mus caroli chromosome 4, CAROLI_EIJ_v1.1, whole genome shotgun sequence window:
- the Tnfrsf14 gene encoding tumor necrosis factor receptor superfamily member 14 isoform X3 yields the protein MEPLPRWGPSPWSQAPTDNTFRLRISAQPSCRQEEFPVGEECCPMCNPGYHVKQVCSEHTGTVCAPCPPQTYTAHANGLSKCLPCGVCDPDMGLLTWQECSSWKDTVCRCIPGYFCENQDGSHCSTCLPHTTCPPGQRVEKRGTHNQDTVCADCLTGTFSLGGTQEECLPWTKCSTFQQEVTRGTSSTDTTCSSLVYYYVGFILLALIVGPGIAGFCIYKRRHLHTSPVARELEPFQQEQQENTIRFPVTEVGLAETEEETASNCTNSG from the exons CGCATCTCTGCCCAGCCCTCGTGCAGACAGGAGGAGTTCCCTGTGGGAGAAGAGTGCTGCCCCATGTGCAACCCAG GTTACCATGTGAAGCAGGTCTGCAGTGAGCATACAGGCACAGTGTGTGCCCCCTGTCCCCCACAGACATATACCGCCCATGCAAATGGCCTGAGCAAGTGCCTGCCCTGCGGAGTCTGTGATCCAG ACATGGGCCTGCTGACCTGGCAGGAGTGCTCCAGCTGGAAGGACACTGTGTGCAGATGCATCCCAGGCTACTTCTGTGAGAACCAGGATGGGAGCCACTGTTCCACATGCTTGCCGCACACCACCTGCCCTCCAGGGCAGAGGGTAGAGAAGAGAG GTACTCACAACCAGGACACTGTATGTGCTGACTGCCTAACAGGGACCTTCTCACTCGGAGGGACTCAGGAGGAATGCCTGCCCTGGACCAA GTGCAGTACATTTCAACAGGAAGTAACACGTGGGACCAGCAGCACAGACACCACCTGCTCCTCCCTGGTCTACTACTACGTTGGGTTCATCCTTTTGGCACTTATAGTGGGACCTGGGATAGCTGGATTCTGCATCTACAAGCGAAGACACCTGCACACCA GCCCAGTGGCCAGGGAGCTGGAGCCTTTCCAG CAGGAACAACAGGAGAACACCATCAGGTTTCCAGTCACCGAGGTTGGGCTTGCTGAGACCGAGGAGGAGACAGCCTCCAACTGCACAAATTCTGGGTGA
- the Tnfrsf14 gene encoding tumor necrosis factor receptor superfamily member 14 isoform X2 codes for MEPLPRWGPSPWSQAPTDNTFRLVPCVFLLNLLQRISAQPSCRQEEFPVGEECCPMCNPGYHVKQVCSEHTGTVCAPCPPQTYTAHANGLSKCLPCGVCDPDMGLLTWQECSSWKDTVCRCIPGYFCENQDGSHCSTCLPHTTCPPGQRVEKRGTHNQDTVCADCLTGTFSLGGTQEECLPWTKCSTFQQEVTRGTSSTDTTCSSLVYYYVGFILLALIVGPGIAGFCIYKRRHLHTSPVARELEPFQEQQENTIRFPVTEVGLAETEEETASNCTNSG; via the exons GTGCCATGTGTCTTCCTTTTGAACTTGCTGCAGCGCATCTCTGCCCAGCCCTCGTGCAGACAGGAGGAGTTCCCTGTGGGAGAAGAGTGCTGCCCCATGTGCAACCCAG GTTACCATGTGAAGCAGGTCTGCAGTGAGCATACAGGCACAGTGTGTGCCCCCTGTCCCCCACAGACATATACCGCCCATGCAAATGGCCTGAGCAAGTGCCTGCCCTGCGGAGTCTGTGATCCAG ACATGGGCCTGCTGACCTGGCAGGAGTGCTCCAGCTGGAAGGACACTGTGTGCAGATGCATCCCAGGCTACTTCTGTGAGAACCAGGATGGGAGCCACTGTTCCACATGCTTGCCGCACACCACCTGCCCTCCAGGGCAGAGGGTAGAGAAGAGAG GTACTCACAACCAGGACACTGTATGTGCTGACTGCCTAACAGGGACCTTCTCACTCGGAGGGACTCAGGAGGAATGCCTGCCCTGGACCAA GTGCAGTACATTTCAACAGGAAGTAACACGTGGGACCAGCAGCACAGACACCACCTGCTCCTCCCTGGTCTACTACTACGTTGGGTTCATCCTTTTGGCACTTATAGTGGGACCTGGGATAGCTGGATTCTGCATCTACAAGCGAAGACACCTGCACACCA GCCCAGTGGCCAGGGAGCTGGAGCCTTTCCAG GAACAACAGGAGAACACCATCAGGTTTCCAGTCACCGAGGTTGGGCTTGCTGAGACCGAGGAGGAGACAGCCTCCAACTGCACAAATTCTGGGTGA
- the Tnfrsf14 gene encoding tumor necrosis factor receptor superfamily member 14 isoform X1 produces MEPLPRWGPSPWSQAPTDNTFRLVPCVFLLNLLQRISAQPSCRQEEFPVGEECCPMCNPGYHVKQVCSEHTGTVCAPCPPQTYTAHANGLSKCLPCGVCDPDMGLLTWQECSSWKDTVCRCIPGYFCENQDGSHCSTCLPHTTCPPGQRVEKRGTHNQDTVCADCLTGTFSLGGTQEECLPWTKCSTFQQEVTRGTSSTDTTCSSLVYYYVGFILLALIVGPGIAGFCIYKRRHLHTSPVARELEPFQQEQQENTIRFPVTEVGLAETEEETASNCTNSG; encoded by the exons GTGCCATGTGTCTTCCTTTTGAACTTGCTGCAGCGCATCTCTGCCCAGCCCTCGTGCAGACAGGAGGAGTTCCCTGTGGGAGAAGAGTGCTGCCCCATGTGCAACCCAG GTTACCATGTGAAGCAGGTCTGCAGTGAGCATACAGGCACAGTGTGTGCCCCCTGTCCCCCACAGACATATACCGCCCATGCAAATGGCCTGAGCAAGTGCCTGCCCTGCGGAGTCTGTGATCCAG ACATGGGCCTGCTGACCTGGCAGGAGTGCTCCAGCTGGAAGGACACTGTGTGCAGATGCATCCCAGGCTACTTCTGTGAGAACCAGGATGGGAGCCACTGTTCCACATGCTTGCCGCACACCACCTGCCCTCCAGGGCAGAGGGTAGAGAAGAGAG GTACTCACAACCAGGACACTGTATGTGCTGACTGCCTAACAGGGACCTTCTCACTCGGAGGGACTCAGGAGGAATGCCTGCCCTGGACCAA GTGCAGTACATTTCAACAGGAAGTAACACGTGGGACCAGCAGCACAGACACCACCTGCTCCTCCCTGGTCTACTACTACGTTGGGTTCATCCTTTTGGCACTTATAGTGGGACCTGGGATAGCTGGATTCTGCATCTACAAGCGAAGACACCTGCACACCA GCCCAGTGGCCAGGGAGCTGGAGCCTTTCCAG CAGGAACAACAGGAGAACACCATCAGGTTTCCAGTCACCGAGGTTGGGCTTGCTGAGACCGAGGAGGAGACAGCCTCCAACTGCACAAATTCTGGGTGA
- the Tnfrsf14 gene encoding tumor necrosis factor receptor superfamily member 14 isoform X4, which translates to MCNPGYHVKQVCSEHTGTVCAPCPPQTYTAHANGLSKCLPCGVCDPDMGLLTWQECSSWKDTVCRCIPGYFCENQDGSHCSTCLPHTTCPPGQRVEKRGTHNQDTVCADCLTGTFSLGGTQEECLPWTKCSTFQQEVTRGTSSTDTTCSSLVYYYVGFILLALIVGPGIAGFCIYKRRHLHTSPVARELEPFQQEQQENTIRFPVTEVGLAETEEETASNCTNSG; encoded by the exons ATGTGCAACCCAG GTTACCATGTGAAGCAGGTCTGCAGTGAGCATACAGGCACAGTGTGTGCCCCCTGTCCCCCACAGACATATACCGCCCATGCAAATGGCCTGAGCAAGTGCCTGCCCTGCGGAGTCTGTGATCCAG ACATGGGCCTGCTGACCTGGCAGGAGTGCTCCAGCTGGAAGGACACTGTGTGCAGATGCATCCCAGGCTACTTCTGTGAGAACCAGGATGGGAGCCACTGTTCCACATGCTTGCCGCACACCACCTGCCCTCCAGGGCAGAGGGTAGAGAAGAGAG GTACTCACAACCAGGACACTGTATGTGCTGACTGCCTAACAGGGACCTTCTCACTCGGAGGGACTCAGGAGGAATGCCTGCCCTGGACCAA GTGCAGTACATTTCAACAGGAAGTAACACGTGGGACCAGCAGCACAGACACCACCTGCTCCTCCCTGGTCTACTACTACGTTGGGTTCATCCTTTTGGCACTTATAGTGGGACCTGGGATAGCTGGATTCTGCATCTACAAGCGAAGACACCTGCACACCA GCCCAGTGGCCAGGGAGCTGGAGCCTTTCCAG CAGGAACAACAGGAGAACACCATCAGGTTTCCAGTCACCGAGGTTGGGCTTGCTGAGACCGAGGAGGAGACAGCCTCCAACTGCACAAATTCTGGGTGA